The window TGACCAGGAAGGAGGCCGCATTCAGCGCCTGCTCGCGCCGCTTCAGCCGCAGCGCCGGCGTGACGCGGGTCAGCCGCGTGCCGAAGGTGAACACCTCGACATTGCCGGCCGCCTGCACCAGCACGTGCGCCAGCCGCATGTTCTCCTCGGTGCGCGCCTTCATCGAGCCGGAGACGTCGATCAGGAACAGGATCTTGCGCGGGCGGTGGCGGCGGCGCATCCGTCCGAGCCGCAGCACCTCGCCGTCATTGCGCACGCTTTCACGTAGAGTGCGGCGGAGGTCGGCGAACGGGCCGCTCCTCGCACGCCGTCGCCGGTGGCCGCGGCGACGCGGCAGCCGCTGTGCCGCCTCGCGCGCCAGCCGGCGCAGCGGATCGCTGGTCGCGGTCTGGGCAAATCGTCGCTCGACCAGCGCCTCGGCGCGCGCCGCGGCGAGGCCGGATTCGTTGGCCTCATCGGCAAGCGGCGGCTCGTCCTCGCCGCGGCCTTCCTCCTGCAGGCGAACGGTCTCCTCGTCCTCGCCCTCGGCCTGCTCGATCGCATCAGTGCCGCGGAAATGGATGTCGAACAGCCGGTCATACGTTGCACGGCGCTCCGGCGGCGGCGCCAGCGTCGCAAGCCCGGCCTGACGGATGTGCTCCAGGCTGCGCGGTCCGAGCAGTTCGATCGCCGCGAGAAAACTCGCCGTCTGTTCCGGTGCGACCGAGAAGCCGTTGGCGCGCAGCAGCGCAACAAAGGTGACGAAGATTTGCGCGGCGTGCGGCAGCTTGAGGTCGTCGCTCACGCGGCCGCCTCCGCTATGATCGCATCAAGCCGGGGCGAGATGAAATGCAGGTCCTCTTCGTCCTTCAGCGCAACGCCGATCGAGCGCTTGAACGCATCAGGCCAGCGCGCGCCCCCCTTGTGCAGCAGGGTTGCGGCCTCCGCCCAGTCGACCGCCTCGGCAACCCCCGGCGCCTTGCTCAGCGGCTCGCGGCGCAGCCGGCCGACCGCGGCGACCACGGCGCGGGCAGTCGCCTCGGCGACACTGGAGGCCCGCATCATCACGATCCGCGCCTCGCGCTCGGCATTCGGATAATCGATCCAGTGATAGACGCAGCGCCGCCGCAGCGCCTCGTGCAGATCGCGCGTCCGGTTCGAGGTCAGCACCACGACGGGATGCTCGGTGGCGCGCACGGTGCCGCGCTCGGGGATCGAGATCTGGAAGTCGGAGAGGAATTCGAGTAGGAAGGCCTCGAACTCCTGATCGGCACGGTCGATTTCATCGATCAGAAGAACGGTCGCATCCGGCGCGCGCAACGCGGCCAGCATCGGCCGCTCGATCAGGAAGGACTCGCCATAGATGTCGATGCTCTCTTCGCCCGCCTGCCGGATCGCCAGCATCTGGCGCGGATAGTTCCACTCATAGAGCGCGGCGGATGCGTCGATGCCCTCATAGCATTGCAGGCGGATCAGCCTGCGGCCGAGCACGGCGGCGATCGCTTTCGCGGCCTCGGTCTTGCCGACACCCGGCGCGCCCTCGAGCAGCAGCGGCTTGCCGAGCGCGAGCGAGAGATAGGAGGCGGTCGCGATGCCGTCGTCGGCGAGGTAATAGGCCGCGCGCAGCGCCTTCTCCAGCGCCTCGGGGCTGTCGATACCGACAATGTTGCTGCGGACCGGCATGAAGAGACCTCAGCGCCGCGGTTGCGGCCGTGCGCCGCCTTGCGCCTTGATCGCGCGCAGCACTTTCTCCGGCGTGATCGGCAGGTCGTCGATACGCACGCCGACTGCATTGAAGATCGCGTTCGCGACCGCGGGCAACACCGGATTGGCGCACATCTCGCCGGGTCCCTTGGCGCCGAACGGGCCGTCGGGCGCCGGGCGTTCCAGCACCGCAATGTCGTGCGGGCAGATATCGCCGGGGCCCGGCATCAGGTATTCGACGAAATCGCGCGGGCCATGCACCGGCTCCGGATAATAGGGCTCCGGCGTCTCGTAGAGCGCGTGGCTGACACCCATCCAGGCGCCGCCCACCAGCTGCTGCTCGACCAGCCGCGGATTGAGCGCGCGGCCGAGCTCATAGGCAGAATCCATCCTGACCATGTCGACCTCGCCGGTCTCGTCGTCGACCTCGACCTCCGCGACGAGACAGGCATGCGCATAACAGGTCGCCGGCGACATCTCGCCGGTTTCGGGGTCGACGTCGGACAGCGGCACCAGGAAGATACCGCGGCCGGAGATCGTCTTGCCCTGCTTGAACTGCGCGGCAATCGCGACGTCCTTGGTCGAGATCGAGCGGTGCGGCGCACCCTTGACGTGGATGTTGCCGCGGCCGTCGGTCTCGAGATCTGCGGCGTTCACCTCGAGCTCCTCGGCGGCCGCCTCCATCATCACGCCACGGGCTTCCCGCGCCGCCGCCATCACCGCGTTGCCGACGCGGTGGGTGCCGCGCGAGGCGAACGAGCCCATGCAATGCGGCCCGGTGTCCGAATCCGCGGTGTCGACATAGACGTCCTCGACCGGCACGCCGAGCGTTTCGGCGCAGATTTGCCGCGTCACTGACTTCATGCCCTGGCCAAGATCGATCGAGGACAGCGCCACGGTGAACTTGCCGCTCGGGTTGGAGTGCACCAGCGCCTGGCTCGGGTCGCCGCCGAGATTCATCCCGATGGGATAGTTGACTGACGCGATGCCGCGTCCGCGATGCCGGGTCATGGTCAGCGCCTCCTGGTGCCGAAGACGGAAGAGAAGCGGGTGGCGCCATGCGACGGCGAGGCCTGCCGCGGTGGCGGAGGTGATGGTGGCGTTGAAGAGGGCGGCGGTGGCGGCTCGCGGGTCGCGGCCGGCGCGCGGTCATACGTCGTGCGCTGCTGGCCCGGTGCGGCCGCCGACGCGTGCGGTTCCCGCGGCGTCAGCGTCACGGCGGCACGGATCCCGCCACCATCCTTGCGCGACGACATCCGCTTGAACTCCTCGCGGAGCGGCCATTTGGCCTTCTCGGCGGCGACCTGCACGCATTCGATCAGCGCGGTGTTCTTGGCCTCGCGGCGGTGCGCCTTCATGTCGCCGTCGCGATACGCATTGAGGATCCGGAATTCCATCGGGTCCATGCCGACCAGATGCGCGAGCTTGTCCATCTGGCACTCGATGGCGAAATCCATCGCCGTGACACCGAAGCCGCGCATCGCGGTCGCGGGCGTCCGGTTGGTGAAGACGCAGTAGACGTCGCCATGGACGTTCGGGATCGTGTAGGGGCCGGGCAGATGGGCGGCGCATTTCACCGCCGCATAGCTCGACAGCCGCGTATAGGCGCCGCTGTCGAAATAGGCGCGCACCTTGCGGGCGACGACGCGGCCGTCGCGCATCACGCCGTCCTTGATGTAGATGCGCTCGGCACCGCGCGGCGGGCCGTATTGCATCTCCTCTTCGCGCCCGAACACGTAGCGCACCGGGCGCCCGGTCAGCATCGCGCCGAGAATGCACAGCGGCTCGGTCAAGGTATCGACCTTGCCGCCGAACCCGCCGCCGACCGTGCCGCCGATGAAGTGGAAGGTGTTGGAGGGCACATCGAGGATCTTGGCGCAGGTGTCGACCGAGAAGAACAGCGCCTGTGTCGAGGTGTAGACGATGTAGCGGCCGTTGGTGTCGGGTGCGGCAATC of the Bradyrhizobium quebecense genome contains:
- a CDS encoding AAA family ATPase; this encodes MPVRSNIVGIDSPEALEKALRAAYYLADDGIATASYLSLALGKPLLLEGAPGVGKTEAAKAIAAVLGRRLIRLQCYEGIDASAALYEWNYPRQMLAIRQAGEESIDIYGESFLIERPMLAALRAPDATVLLIDEIDRADQEFEAFLLEFLSDFQISIPERGTVRATEHPVVVLTSNRTRDLHEALRRRCVYHWIDYPNAEREARIVMMRASSVAEATARAVVAAVGRLRREPLSKAPGVAEAVDWAEAATLLHKGGARWPDAFKRSIGVALKDEEDLHFISPRLDAIIAEAAA
- a CDS encoding xanthine dehydrogenase family protein molybdopterin-binding subunit — encoded protein: MTRHRGRGIASVNYPIGMNLGGDPSQALVHSNPSGKFTVALSSIDLGQGMKSVTRQICAETLGVPVEDVYVDTADSDTGPHCMGSFASRGTHRVGNAVMAAAREARGVMMEAAAEELEVNAADLETDGRGNIHVKGAPHRSISTKDVAIAAQFKQGKTISGRGIFLVPLSDVDPETGEMSPATCYAHACLVAEVEVDDETGEVDMVRMDSAYELGRALNPRLVEQQLVGGAWMGVSHALYETPEPYYPEPVHGPRDFVEYLMPGPGDICPHDIAVLERPAPDGPFGAKGPGEMCANPVLPAVANAIFNAVGVRIDDLPITPEKVLRAIKAQGGARPQPRR
- a CDS encoding vWA domain-containing protein; this translates as MSDDLKLPHAAQIFVTFVALLRANGFSVAPEQTASFLAAIELLGPRSLEHIRQAGLATLAPPPERRATYDRLFDIHFRGTDAIEQAEGEDEETVRLQEEGRGEDEPPLADEANESGLAAARAEALVERRFAQTATSDPLRRLAREAAQRLPRRRGHRRRRARSGPFADLRRTLRESVRNDGEVLRLGRMRRRHRPRKILFLIDVSGSMKARTEENMRLAHVLVQAAGNVEVFTFGTRLTRVTPALRLKRREQALNAASFLVSDWDGGTRIGDALQAFLAVPRFGGYARGAAVVIVSDGLERGDPAALRDAVAKLSRRAWRVSWLTPLATSPGFKPQTEALIAIQRFVDDLVDGGSSAAVVAHLLSLGTRRAA
- a CDS encoding xanthine dehydrogenase family protein molybdopterin-binding subunit, whose product is MLELRKDLFADERDDNLKEIGKGTQRQDMLGHVTGTSPYFDDHKLQGMLHLKVVRSAHSHARLRRIDTSEAERSQGVRRVIRASDVPRNLNTLLSLINFGKDDEPSLAVDKVRYKGEPIVAIVADSPREAFEAIAKVKIDYEPLPAVFDVEDALKPGAPVVNEVYPKNTFTYHETYDRQQLRFGDADRALASADHVLEQRYQMSPIEHAPTETNGSIAAPDTNGRYIVYTSTQALFFSVDTCAKILDVPSNTFHFIGGTVGGGFGGKVDTLTEPLCILGAMLTGRPVRYVFGREEEMQYGPPRGAERIYIKDGVMRDGRVVARKVRAYFDSGAYTRLSSYAAVKCAAHLPGPYTIPNVHGDVYCVFTNRTPATAMRGFGVTAMDFAIECQMDKLAHLVGMDPMEFRILNAYRDGDMKAHRREAKNTALIECVQVAAEKAKWPLREEFKRMSSRKDGGGIRAAVTLTPREPHASAAAPGQQRTTYDRAPAATREPPPPPSSTPPSPPPPRQASPSHGATRFSSVFGTRRR